Proteins encoded in a region of the Litoribacterium kuwaitense genome:
- a CDS encoding Hsp20/alpha crystallin family protein produces the protein MKENNWFNMSDMFAEPFWKEFNDVWQAQIALCDVVATPDELLLYLAIPGLKNLNDIHVTVKGHQTLLVKGKGLQRDVYQKKGEGEVLSEEIPKGQFSKEISLPFSVDTNHVDATYHYGLLCLAFRRTRPGTNVSMNHPFPKAQQRRISIENTPPDE, from the coding sequence GTGAAGGAAAACAATTGGTTTAATATGAGTGATATGTTTGCTGAACCATTTTGGAAGGAATTTAATGATGTTTGGCAAGCACAAATCGCACTGTGTGATGTCGTCGCCACTCCTGACGAACTTCTGCTATATCTCGCCATTCCTGGTTTGAAAAATCTAAATGATATTCACGTTACTGTCAAAGGTCATCAAACATTGCTCGTCAAGGGGAAAGGACTGCAAAGAGACGTATACCAAAAGAAAGGAGAGGGAGAGGTTTTATCAGAGGAAATTCCTAAAGGTCAGTTCAGTAAAGAAATCTCATTGCCTTTTTCAGTCGACACCAACCATGTTGATGCAACGTATCATTACGGTCTTTTATGTCTTGCTTTTCGTCGTACGCGACCAGGCACGAATGTATCCATGAATCACCCTTTTCCAAAAGCCCAGCAACGACGCATTTCTATTGAGAATACACCTCCCGATGAATAA